One region of Scophthalmus maximus strain ysfricsl-2021 chromosome 15, ASM2237912v1, whole genome shotgun sequence genomic DNA includes:
- the tgfb3 gene encoding transforming growth factor beta-3 proprotein: protein MNLGKALLFFLLSSCVTMTLSLSTCTTVDIDHIKKKRVEAVRGQILSKLRLTSPPQTTGPSQVPFQVLALYNSTKELIEELGRDRHQSCGQDNTETEYYAKEIYRFNMISGPPENNDLSYCPKGITSKVFRFNVSTMEKNSTNLFRAEFRALRIPNPGAKKNEQRIELYQILQKDDPKAKQRYIGGKNVLTKGTPEWVSFDVTETVREWLMYRQTNLGLEISVHCPCHTFRPNGDIIENANEVLEVKFKGTDADYDDLSRVKKPHLILMMLPPHRLDAQSSSRRRKRALDTNYCFNNYEENCCVRPLYINFRQDLGWRWIHQPEGYYANFCSGPCPYLRSADTTHSSLLSLYNTLNPEASASPCCVPQDLEPLTILYYVGRSPKVEQLSNMVVKSCKCS from the exons ATGAATCTGGGCAAAgcacttctgtttttcctcctctcgaGCTGTGTGACAATGACTTTGTCGCTATCCACTTGCACCACTGTGGACATTGACCacataaagaaaaagagagtggAGGCGGTCCGGGGACAGATCCTCAGTAAACTCCGGCTGACCAGTCCGCCTCAAACAACAGGTCCAAGTCAAGTACCGTTTCAGGTCCTGGCCCTTTACAACAGCACCAAGGAGCTCATTGAGGAGCTGGGAAGAGACAGGCACCAGAGTTGTGGACAGGATAATACGGAGACCGAGTACTATGCCAAAGAGATTTACAGGTTCAACATGATCAGTGGTCCACCAGAAAACA ATGACCTCTCCTACTGCCCCAAGGGTATCACCTCAAAGGTATTCCGCTTCAACGTCTCGACCATGGAGAAGAACTCCACCAACCTGTTCCGGGCTGAATTTCGAGCCCTGCGGATCCCCAACCCGGGTGCCAAGAAAAACGAGCAGAGGATTGAGCTCTACCAG ATCCTCCAGAAAGACGACCCCAAAGCCAAACAGCGCTACATTGGGGGCAAGAACGTCCTGACCAAGGGAACGCCTGAGTGGGTCTCCTTTGATGTCACCGAGACAGTGAGGGAGTGGCTAATGTACCGAC AGACCAACCTTGGCCTGGAGATCAGTGTGCATTGTCCCTGCCACACTTTCAGACCCAATGGTGACATTATCGAGAACGCCAACGAGGTGCTGGAGGTCAAGTTCAAAG GTACGGACGCTGACTATGATGATCTGAGCCGTGTGAAAAAACCCCACCTCATCCTCATGATGCTCCCTCCCCACAGGCTGGATGCCCAGTCCTCATCCCGCAGGCGCAAGCGGGCACTTGACACCAATTACTGCTTCAA CAATTACGAGGAGAACTGCTGCGTGCGACCACTATACATAAATTTCCGGCAGGACTTGGGCTGGAGGTGGATCCATCAGCCCGAAGGGTACTATGCCAACTTCTGCTCCGGTCCCTGCCCTTACCTACGCAGTGCAGACACCACCCACAGCTCG CTGCTGAGCCTGTACAACACCCTGAACCCCGAAGCATCCGCCTCCCCCTGCTGTGTTCCTCAGGACTTGGAGCCCCTCACCATCCTCTACTATGTGGGCCGCTCCCCCAAAGTTGAGCAGCTCTCCAACATGGTCGTCAAGTCCTGCAAGTGCAGCTAA